In Streptosporangiales bacterium, a single genomic region encodes these proteins:
- a CDS encoding AAA family ATPase codes for MRPRSLEDVVGQQHLLGPGTPLRRLVEGDQPMSLLLWGPPGTGKTTLAYVVSLATKRKFVELSAVTAGVKDVRAVVEEARREMGLTGRQTVLFVDEVHRFNKTQQDALLPSVENRWVTFIGATTENPFFSVVSPLLSRSLLLSLEPLSGDDVRTVVHRALTEPRGLGGDVTLPPETEDQLVRLAGGDARRVLTYLEAAAGAATSRGMTEVPLDVLAQAVDRAAVRYDRDGDQHYDVASALIKSLRGSDVDAALHYLARMIEAGEDPRFIARRLVILASEDVGMADPTALPTAVAAADAVAMIGFPEASLTLAHAVVHLALAPKSNAVTKAIGEAMADVRQGKAGLVPTHLRDAHYQGAKKLGHGTGYRYPHDHPGGVVEQQYAPDTVVDRQYYQPTTHGAERHYGDVLDRIRGILRGQPASREPAADDAGDR; via the coding sequence ATGCGGCCGCGGTCGCTGGAGGACGTGGTCGGCCAGCAGCACCTGCTCGGTCCCGGCACGCCGCTGCGCCGGCTTGTCGAGGGCGACCAGCCGATGTCGCTGCTGCTGTGGGGGCCGCCGGGCACCGGCAAGACGACGCTGGCGTACGTGGTCTCGCTGGCGACGAAGCGGAAGTTCGTCGAGCTGTCCGCGGTGACGGCCGGGGTGAAGGACGTCCGTGCCGTGGTCGAGGAGGCCAGGCGCGAGATGGGCCTCACCGGCCGCCAGACGGTGCTGTTCGTCGACGAGGTGCACAGGTTCAACAAGACGCAGCAGGATGCCCTCCTGCCGTCGGTGGAGAACCGCTGGGTGACCTTCATCGGCGCGACCACGGAGAACCCGTTCTTCTCCGTGGTCAGCCCGTTGCTGTCCCGGTCGCTGCTGCTGTCGCTCGAGCCGCTCAGCGGCGACGATGTCCGCACTGTCGTCCACCGGGCGCTCACCGAGCCGCGGGGCCTCGGCGGCGACGTCACCCTGCCGCCGGAGACCGAGGACCAGCTGGTGCGGCTGGCCGGCGGCGACGCGCGCCGGGTGCTGACCTACCTGGAGGCGGCGGCCGGAGCGGCGACCAGCCGCGGCATGACGGAGGTGCCGCTCGACGTGCTCGCCCAGGCGGTCGACCGGGCGGCCGTGCGGTACGACCGCGACGGCGACCAGCACTACGACGTCGCGAGCGCGCTGATCAAGAGCCTGCGGGGCAGCGACGTGGACGCCGCGCTGCACTACCTGGCCAGGATGATCGAGGCGGGGGAGGACCCGCGGTTCATCGCCAGGCGGCTGGTGATCCTGGCCAGCGAGGACGTCGGGATGGCCGACCCGACGGCGCTGCCGACGGCGGTCGCGGCGGCGGACGCGGTGGCCATGATCGGCTTCCCCGAGGCGTCGCTGACGCTTGCGCACGCCGTCGTACACCTGGCGCTCGCGCCCAAGTCCAACGCGGTCACCAAGGCGATCGGCGAGGCGATGGCGGACGTCCGGCAGGGCAAGGCCGGCCTCGTACCCACGCACCTGCGCGACGCGCACTACCAGGGCGCGAAGAAGCTCGGGCACGGCACCGGCTACCGCTATCCGCACGACCACCCGGGTGGCGTCGTCGAGCAGCAGTACGCGCCGGATACGGTAGTGGACAGGCAGTACTACCAGCCGACCACGCATGGTGCGGAGCGCCATTACGGGGACGTGCTCGACCGCATCCGCGGCATCCTCCG
- a CDS encoding MMPL family transporter produces the protein MLATATTPRVDLAGRITCLRSSEVTDSRERLPHCQTGYVRLAAVDDRVTTDRHGPLRAGAAGYRTRVLAALGRFCYRHHRWIAAAWLALVVVGFGLGSQVFDRLTDTEYAAPGSDSVRGSDLLADVADVGEQVVVLVDDHEVDDPQLRAAVQDAAAEVRDQRHVLSAVSWYDAPNPTMRAEDGRASLVLVEIDDDLTADEEDAAHHELDRRMRAIHDDVPGAEVRIGGQNAVFDDVSAQVEHDIRRGELIAFPATFVLLVVIFTGLVAAFMPLAGAIAAIAAGAARFQLRRRHRLQRHLHHHDHGPRPVHRLRVARGQPVSRGTRQRVARRERGQPHGRRRGPHRVLLRAHRRGRAERPAGVQDGDVPRLRHRGHQRDRGRRRRGAHPRPRPARPGRPLGAGPHQAAARRRLLLPGRAWHAAGRAARGRRRGRAAAARGHAVPRRQVRWRGRVHAAEERGEPAGGGGAGGPLPRR, from the coding sequence ATGCTCGCGACCGCTACGACGCCGCGGGTCGATCTGGCTGGTCGCATCACGTGCCTTCGCTCATCGGAAGTGACGGACTCTAGGGAGCGGCTGCCGCATTGCCAAACGGGGTACGTGCGCCTTGCTGCCGTCGATGACCGGGTCACTACGGACCGCCACGGCCCCCTTCGCGCCGGTGCCGCTGGATACCGTACGAGGGTGCTCGCCGCGCTCGGTCGGTTCTGTTACCGACACCACCGTTGGATCGCCGCCGCTTGGCTGGCACTCGTCGTCGTCGGCTTCGGGCTGGGTTCCCAGGTCTTCGACCGGCTGACGGACACCGAGTACGCCGCGCCTGGCAGCGACTCGGTAAGGGGCAGCGACCTGCTTGCGGACGTCGCCGACGTCGGCGAGCAGGTGGTGGTGCTCGTCGACGACCACGAGGTGGACGACCCGCAGCTGCGTGCGGCCGTGCAGGACGCGGCGGCCGAAGTCCGCGACCAGCGGCACGTGCTGTCCGCCGTCAGCTGGTACGACGCCCCGAACCCGACCATGCGCGCCGAGGACGGGCGGGCGTCGCTTGTCCTGGTGGAGATCGACGACGACCTCACCGCCGACGAGGAGGACGCCGCGCACCACGAGCTCGACCGGCGGATGCGGGCGATCCACGACGACGTGCCGGGCGCCGAGGTCCGGATCGGCGGGCAGAACGCGGTCTTCGACGACGTCTCCGCGCAGGTCGAGCACGACATCAGGCGCGGCGAGCTGATCGCGTTCCCGGCCACCTTCGTGCTGCTCGTCGTGATCTTCACCGGTCTGGTTGCCGCGTTCATGCCGCTGGCCGGCGCGATCGCGGCGATCGCTGCTGGCGCTGCTCGGTTTCAGCTACGTCGTCGGCATCGACTCCAACGCCATCTCCATCACCACGATCATGGGCCTCGGCCTGTCCATCGACTACGCGTTGCTCGTGGTCAGCCGGTATCGCGAGGAACGCGGCAACGGGTTGCCCGGCGAGAACGCGGCCAGCCGCACGGTCGCCGCCGCGGGCCGCACCGTGTGCTTCTCCGCGCTCACCGTCGCGGCCGCGCTGAGCGGCCTGCTGGCGTTCAAGACGGAGATGTTCCACGCCTTCGCCATCGCGGGCATCAGCGTGATCGTGGTCGCCGGCGCCGCGGCGCTCACCCTCGTCCCCGCCCTGCTCGGCCTGGCCGGCCGCTGGGTGCGGGTCCCCACCAAGCCGCTGCCAGACGACGGCTTCTTCTCCCGGGTCGCGCGTGGCACGCAGCGGGTCGCGCCGCTCGTGGCCGTCGGCGTGGCCGCGCTGCTGCTGCTCGCGGGCACGCCGTTCCTCGGCGTCAAGTTCGGTGGCGTGGACGCGTCCACGCTGCCGAAGAGCGCGGAGAGCCGGCAGGTGGTGGAGGTGCAGGAGGACCGCTTCCCCGGCGGTGA
- a CDS encoding alpha/beta fold hydrolase: MPRSCRWPARSRRSLLALLGFSYVVGIDSNAISITTIMGLGLSIDYALLVVSRYREERGNGLPGENAASRTVAAAGRTVCFSALTVAAALSGLLAFKTEMFHAFAIAGISVIVVAGAAALTLVPALLGLAGRWVRVPTKPLPDDGFFSRVARGTQRVAPLVAVGVAALLLLAGTPFLGVKFGGVDASTLPKSAESRQVVEVQEDRFPGGDADPVQVVAEVSRATMADYGDDVVADLPGVDRVEARAVGNGVAVLDVHTEAATGDETDEEVGERVVRDIRDHPADFTSHVTGSAALLVDMKKEIGDRLPIGLGIIALTTFVLLFLMTGSLFIPLKAIVMDVLSLGATFGMLVLVFQEGHLSGLLNFDPPGSLDLFVPILVFAFAFGLSMDYEVFLLSRIKEAYDATGDNRRAVQLGLQRSGRIITSAALLIIVVCAGFVSADLVMIKQMGLAMCVAVAVDATFVRCLLVPATMSLLGQANWWAPRWLFRVHQRLGLHEHPATPTVAGPPARDGEPVAVGASRQLVPTAAGHDVPPQVITGNGEGPVLLFWPALGVPAGYYARFGEALARHGVTVALADLPGQGDSTVDARYADYGYAELVDTDLAAAVAALRERFRGRRLLVGGNSIGGQLAVLYAAKHPGEVDGVVLVAAGTVYFAGFTAVQRRLAVLGYSQFVAAVSAVAGHWPGDRFDFGGRQPARLMRDWARNARSGQYRLGGVDYDQLSSPGSGCLRWPSPSPVTTWLPRRRWTTSAASCAAPGSTAGTTRRTASHPAT, encoded by the coding sequence TTGCCGCGTTCATGCCGCTGGCCGGCGCGATCGCGGCGATCGCTGCTGGCGCTGCTCGGTTTCAGCTACGTCGTCGGCATCGACTCCAACGCCATCTCCATCACCACGATCATGGGCCTCGGCCTGTCCATCGACTACGCGTTGCTCGTGGTCAGCCGGTATCGCGAGGAACGCGGCAACGGGTTGCCCGGCGAGAACGCGGCCAGCCGCACGGTCGCCGCCGCGGGCCGCACCGTGTGCTTCTCCGCGCTCACCGTCGCGGCCGCGCTGAGCGGCCTGCTGGCGTTCAAGACGGAGATGTTCCACGCCTTCGCCATCGCGGGCATCAGCGTGATCGTGGTCGCCGGCGCCGCGGCGCTCACCCTCGTCCCCGCCCTGCTCGGCCTGGCCGGCCGCTGGGTGCGGGTCCCCACCAAGCCGCTGCCAGACGACGGCTTCTTCTCCCGGGTCGCGCGTGGCACGCAGCGGGTCGCGCCGCTCGTGGCCGTCGGCGTGGCCGCGCTGCTGCTGCTCGCGGGCACGCCGTTCCTCGGCGTCAAGTTCGGTGGCGTGGACGCGTCCACGCTGCCGAAGAGCGCGGAGAGCCGGCAGGTGGTGGAGGTGCAGGAGGACCGCTTCCCCGGCGGTGACGCCGACCCCGTGCAGGTCGTCGCCGAGGTCTCCCGGGCGACGATGGCCGACTACGGCGACGACGTGGTGGCCGACCTGCCAGGCGTCGACCGGGTCGAGGCGCGCGCGGTCGGCAACGGCGTCGCGGTGCTCGACGTGCACACCGAGGCGGCCACCGGGGACGAGACGGACGAGGAGGTCGGCGAGCGGGTGGTACGCGACATCCGCGACCACCCGGCGGACTTCACCAGCCACGTCACCGGCTCGGCCGCGTTGTTGGTGGACATGAAGAAGGAGATCGGCGACCGGCTGCCCATCGGGCTGGGGATCATCGCGCTGACCACGTTCGTGCTGTTGTTCCTGATGACCGGTTCGCTGTTCATCCCGCTGAAGGCGATCGTCATGGACGTGCTCTCGCTCGGCGCCACCTTCGGCATGCTCGTGCTGGTGTTCCAGGAGGGTCACCTGTCCGGTCTGCTGAACTTCGACCCACCGGGCTCGCTCGACCTGTTCGTGCCGATCCTCGTGTTCGCGTTCGCGTTCGGGCTGTCCATGGACTACGAGGTCTTCCTGCTCTCCCGGATCAAGGAGGCGTACGACGCGACCGGCGACAACCGGCGTGCGGTGCAGCTCGGGCTGCAGCGCAGCGGCCGGATCATCACGTCGGCGGCGCTGCTGATCATCGTGGTCTGTGCCGGCTTCGTCAGTGCCGACCTGGTGATGATCAAGCAGATGGGCCTGGCGATGTGCGTCGCGGTGGCCGTGGACGCCACCTTCGTGCGGTGCCTGCTGGTGCCGGCGACCATGTCGCTGCTCGGCCAGGCCAACTGGTGGGCGCCGCGCTGGCTGTTCCGGGTGCACCAGCGGCTCGGCCTGCACGAGCATCCCGCGACGCCCACCGTGGCCGGGCCGCCGGCCCGCGATGGTGAGCCGGTCGCCGTCGGCGCGAGCAGGCAGCTGGTGCCGACGGCCGCGGGGCACGACGTGCCGCCGCAGGTCATCACAGGCAACGGCGAAGGGCCGGTGCTGCTGTTCTGGCCGGCGCTCGGCGTGCCCGCCGGCTACTACGCGCGCTTCGGCGAGGCGCTCGCCAGGCACGGCGTCACCGTCGCGCTCGCCGACCTGCCCGGCCAGGGCGACTCCACCGTCGACGCGCGTTACGCCGACTACGGTTACGCCGAGCTCGTCGACACCGACCTGGCCGCGGCCGTCGCCGCGCTACGGGAACGGTTCCGCGGCCGCAGGCTCCTGGTCGGTGGGAACAGCATCGGCGGCCAGCTCGCCGTGCTCTACGCCGCGAAGCACCCGGGCGAGGTGGACGGCGTGGTGCTGGTGGCGGCCGGCACCGTGTACTTCGCCGGCTTCACCGCGGTGCAACGCCGGCTCGCGGTGCTCGGCTACTCGCAGTTCGTCGCGGCGGTCAGCGCGGTCGCCGGGCACTGGCCTGGCGACCGGTTCGACTTCGGCGGCCGGCAGCCGGCGCGGCTGATGCGCGACTGGGCACGTAACGCGCGCAGCGGGCAGTACCGGCTCGGCGGCGTCGACTACGACCAGCTCTCATCGCCAGGGTCCGGGTGCCTGCGCTGGCCGTCTCCGTCGCCGGTGACCACCTGGCTCCCGCGGCGTCGATGGACCACCTCTGCGGCAAGCTGCGCAGCGCCAGGGTCGACCGCTGGCACTACGCGCCGGACGGCGTCGCACCCGGCCACCTGA
- a CDS encoding GNAT family N-acetyltransferase, whose product MPHPLSPTEILAASGGDRYVQAAVGNGTVGDAWAADGALVWVNASHGRTRFSGVGPPAAAARLLAQVRDQVPAATRASLPRGWLAHLPTTVTATPLADWDWLWTTTPPPQLAAEDRARRLTVADLPAVRTLLEESSPGTSTWPGDDAAVRWAGLVAADGSLAACLADTSRSAAVGHISSVATAHAHRRNGYGAALTAWTTRGLLAEGKSAVTLGMYADNDAARALYLRLGFACDHAFTAAELTGDRAPAVSASGCGTGT is encoded by the coding sequence GTGCCCCATCCCCTGTCTCCCACCGAGATCCTCGCTGCCAGCGGCGGCGACAGGTACGTCCAGGCAGCCGTCGGCAACGGGACCGTCGGCGACGCCTGGGCCGCGGACGGCGCGCTCGTCTGGGTGAACGCCTCGCACGGCCGCACCCGGTTCAGCGGGGTCGGCCCGCCGGCGGCCGCCGCGCGGCTGCTCGCCCAGGTGCGTGACCAGGTGCCCGCGGCCACCCGCGCCTCGCTGCCGCGGGGCTGGCTGGCGCACCTGCCCACCACGGTCACCGCGACACCGCTGGCCGACTGGGACTGGCTGTGGACCACGACGCCGCCGCCGCAGCTGGCGGCCGAGGACCGCGCCCGCCGGCTCACCGTCGCCGACCTGCCGGCCGTCCGTACGTTGCTCGAGGAGAGCAGTCCGGGCACGTCCACCTGGCCGGGTGACGACGCCGCCGTGCGCTGGGCCGGCCTGGTGGCCGCCGACGGCAGCCTCGCCGCCTGCCTCGCCGACACCAGCCGCAGCGCCGCCGTCGGGCACATCTCGTCGGTCGCCACCGCGCACGCACACCGCAGGAACGGGTACGGCGCGGCGCTCACCGCCTGGACCACCCGGGGCTTGCTCGCCGAGGGCAAGTCCGCTGTGACCCTCGGCATGTACGCCGACAACGACGCCGCACGCGCGCTCTACCTGCGGCTCGGCTTCGCGTGCGACCACGCGTTCACCGCGGCCGAGCTGACCGGCGACCGTGCGCCGGCGGTCAGCGCTTCCGGCTGCGGTACGGGTACCTGA
- a CDS encoding DUF1707 domain-containing protein: protein MHTEKATGEQSMSTPEGLPAESLRASDADRHAAAETLRDAAGDGRLDLAELDERLDLVYAARTRAELTPLVADLVPAAPAVSSTEPLVLETRSGTVKRTGRWVAPGRIMARSTSGTVKLDFTEAARPAGDVTVEAETKSGAIVLIVPRGWQVRIESAATHSGSVANKAIDPPQPGAPTLYVHGAVRSGTVKVRYPYRSRKR, encoded by the coding sequence GTGCACACCGAGAAAGCCACGGGGGAGCAGTCGATGTCCACGCCTGAGGGGTTGCCCGCCGAGTCGCTCCGGGCGTCCGACGCCGACCGGCATGCGGCGGCGGAGACGCTCCGCGACGCCGCCGGCGACGGCCGGCTCGACCTCGCCGAGCTGGACGAGCGGCTCGACCTGGTCTACGCCGCAAGGACGCGGGCCGAGCTGACGCCGCTGGTGGCCGACCTGGTACCGGCCGCGCCGGCGGTGTCCAGCACCGAACCGCTGGTGCTGGAGACCCGCAGCGGCACCGTAAAGCGAACCGGTCGCTGGGTCGCGCCAGGGCGCATCATGGCGAGGTCGACGAGCGGGACGGTGAAGCTGGACTTCACCGAGGCCGCCCGCCCGGCCGGTGACGTCACCGTCGAGGCCGAGACGAAGTCGGGCGCGATCGTGCTGATCGTGCCGCGTGGCTGGCAGGTGCGGATCGAGTCGGCGGCGACGCACAGTGGCTCGGTGGCGAACAAGGCGATCGACCCGCCGCAGCCGGGCGCGCCGACGCTGTACGTGCACGGCGCCGTGCGCAGCGGCACGGTGAAGGTCAGGTACCCGTACCGCAGCCGGAAGCGCTGA
- a CDS encoding divalent metal cation transporter, translated as MSEPTEKTSQDVAPPPRSRWKTLGPGLIVMAAFMGPGSVTTASVAGANFGFVVLWSVVFATVATIILQEMTARLGIVSRLGLGDALRQAFANPVWKAIAAVLVLLAIAVGGFSFETGNVTGASQGLTILTGIPSQVTAVVAGIIVFALLFIGRYKIVERTLVVLVALMSVVFLLTAVLVRPDVGEMLRGLVVPSVPAGSLITLVGLIGSTVVPYNLFLHSASVQEKWPTTVPTKQALSESRVDTSVSITLGGLITAAILATGAAAFFQHGDTVEDAVDMARQLEPTLGTAAEFLFGLGFMAAGLTSAITAPLGAAYALTGVLGWGRDMRSWRFRAVWMTVVAVGTLFAVLGTAPIAVILITQYAAGLTLPVLAIFLIIVMNRRAMLREHTNGVLANVLGVIVVAGVVTLGILQLFGIG; from the coding sequence ATGTCCGAGCCCACGGAGAAGACATCGCAGGACGTCGCGCCGCCGCCCAGGAGCCGCTGGAAGACGCTCGGCCCAGGCCTGATCGTGATGGCGGCGTTCATGGGGCCGGGGTCGGTGACCACGGCGAGCGTCGCCGGCGCGAACTTCGGTTTCGTCGTGCTGTGGTCGGTGGTGTTCGCCACCGTCGCCACGATCATCCTGCAGGAGATGACCGCGCGGCTGGGCATCGTCAGCCGCCTCGGGCTCGGTGACGCGCTGCGCCAGGCGTTCGCCAACCCGGTCTGGAAGGCGATCGCCGCGGTCCTCGTGCTGCTGGCCATCGCCGTCGGCGGGTTCTCCTTCGAGACCGGCAACGTCACCGGCGCCTCGCAGGGGCTGACCATCCTCACCGGTATCCCGTCGCAGGTGACGGCCGTGGTCGCCGGCATCATCGTGTTTGCGCTGCTGTTCATCGGCCGCTACAAGATCGTGGAGCGCACACTCGTGGTGCTTGTGGCGTTGATGAGCGTGGTGTTCCTGCTCACCGCCGTACTCGTCCGGCCGGACGTGGGGGAGATGCTGCGCGGTCTGGTCGTGCCTTCGGTTCCCGCCGGCTCGCTGATCACGCTGGTCGGGCTGATCGGCAGCACCGTCGTGCCGTACAACCTGTTCCTGCACTCCGCCTCGGTGCAGGAGAAGTGGCCGACGACGGTGCCGACGAAGCAGGCGCTGTCGGAGTCGCGGGTGGACACGTCGGTGTCGATCACACTGGGCGGGCTCATCACCGCGGCGATCCTCGCCACCGGCGCGGCCGCGTTCTTCCAGCACGGTGACACGGTGGAGGACGCCGTCGACATGGCCCGTCAGCTGGAGCCGACCCTCGGCACGGCCGCGGAGTTCCTGTTCGGCCTCGGGTTCATGGCCGCCGGGCTGACCAGCGCCATCACGGCGCCCCTCGGTGCCGCGTACGCGCTGACCGGCGTGCTCGGCTGGGGCCGCGACATGCGCAGCTGGCGGTTCCGTGCGGTCTGGATGACGGTGGTGGCCGTCGGCACGCTGTTCGCCGTGCTCGGGACGGCACCGATCGCCGTCATCCTGATCACCCAGTACGCCGCGGGCCTCACGCTCCCGGTGCTCGCGATCTTCCTGATCATCGTGATGAACCGACGTGCCATGCTGCGCGAGCACACCAACGGCGTGCTCGCGAACGTCCTCGGCGTGATCGTTGTGGCCGGTGTGGTGACGCTGGGCATCCTGCAACTGTTCGGCATCGGCTGA
- a CDS encoding hydrolase, whose product MKLVTYRTSDSDRVGAVDVERQVVRPLLEPAGDLLSLIQDWPAVAPALVFAADPVPLDGIELRAPLQPRRDVFCVGKNYQDHSGEFARSGFDATGKGATDEIPEHPIVFTKSTGSVVGPGAPIDPHLDLTESLDYEIELGVIIGRTGRGIAAADVPAHVWGYTIVNDVTARDLQRAHRQWYIGKSLDTFCPMGPWAVTADEVDLADLTIRCWVNDELRQDGHTRDLIFDVPTLVSTISAGITLHPGDVLATGTPAGVGIGFDPPRFLRPGDVVAGEITELGRLVNRVADA is encoded by the coding sequence ATGAAGCTCGTCACGTACCGCACCTCGGACAGCGACCGGGTGGGCGCCGTCGACGTCGAGCGGCAGGTGGTGCGGCCGCTGCTCGAACCGGCAGGCGACCTGCTGAGCCTGATCCAGGACTGGCCGGCCGTCGCGCCCGCGCTTGTCTTCGCCGCCGACCCGGTGCCGCTGGACGGCATCGAGCTGAGAGCGCCGCTGCAGCCGCGCAGGGACGTGTTCTGCGTCGGCAAGAACTACCAGGACCACTCCGGCGAGTTCGCCCGTAGCGGCTTCGACGCCACCGGCAAGGGCGCGACCGACGAGATCCCCGAGCACCCGATCGTGTTCACCAAGTCGACCGGCAGCGTCGTCGGGCCCGGCGCACCGATCGACCCGCACCTCGACCTGACCGAGTCACTGGACTACGAGATCGAGCTCGGCGTCATCATCGGCAGGACCGGCCGCGGCATCGCCGCGGCGGACGTGCCCGCGCACGTCTGGGGCTACACGATCGTCAACGACGTCACGGCCAGGGACCTGCAGCGGGCGCACCGGCAGTGGTACATCGGGAAGTCGCTGGACACGTTCTGCCCGATGGGGCCGTGGGCGGTCACCGCGGACGAGGTGGACCTGGCCGACCTCACGATCAGGTGCTGGGTGAATGACGAGCTGCGCCAGGACGGGCACACCCGCGACCTGATCTTCGACGTGCCGACGCTGGTCTCGACGATCTCGGCCGGCATCACCCTCCACCCGGGCGACGTGCTCGCGACCGGCACACCGGCAGGCGTCGGCATCGGGTTCGACCCGCCGCGGTTCCTGCGGCCGGGCGACGTCGTGGCGGGGGAGATCACCGAACTGGGGCGACTGGTCAACCGGGTGGCCGACGCCTGA
- a CDS encoding FCD domain-containing protein: protein MVQGVPMQRHDSALGGEKSVVDLVEQAMAELAPGSRLPTERELAERSGQSRTTVRRALQILEARGEITRHVGRGTFVTPDCHGTRAAPVEATSPAEIMEARVTLEPLLVSLAATAATPPDVAEVERCATGCETAEGHDEFEVWDAAFHRAIAAATHNALLVRIYDMINEARQEQPLWGSLKRRSFSVTRRDEYRRDHRQIATALAERDAPAAADAMRAHLRRVRGYLLEP, encoded by the coding sequence ATGGTCCAAGGGGTGCCCATGCAGCGACACGACAGCGCGCTCGGCGGTGAGAAGTCCGTCGTCGACCTGGTCGAGCAGGCGATGGCAGAGCTCGCGCCCGGCAGTCGGCTGCCGACCGAGCGGGAGCTCGCCGAGCGCTCGGGACAGAGCCGTACCACCGTGCGGCGCGCGCTGCAGATCCTGGAGGCGCGCGGCGAGATCACCAGGCACGTGGGCCGCGGCACGTTCGTCACGCCGGACTGCCACGGCACCCGGGCCGCCCCGGTCGAGGCCACCAGCCCGGCGGAGATCATGGAGGCCAGGGTCACCCTGGAGCCACTGCTCGTCTCGCTCGCCGCGACCGCCGCCACCCCGCCAGACGTCGCGGAGGTGGAGCGGTGCGCCACCGGCTGCGAGACCGCCGAGGGCCACGACGAGTTCGAGGTGTGGGACGCCGCGTTCCACCGCGCCATCGCCGCCGCGACGCACAACGCGCTGCTGGTGCGGATCTACGACATGATCAACGAGGCGCGCCAGGAGCAGCCGCTGTGGGGCAGCCTGAAGCGCCGCAGCTTCTCCGTGACCCGCCGCGACGAGTACCGCCGCGACCACCGGCAGATAGCCACCGCCCTCGCCGAGCGCGACGCCCCCGCCGCCGCGGACGCCATGCGCGCCCACCTCCGCCGCGTCCGCGGGTACCTGCTCGAGCCCTGA